In Primulina eburnea isolate SZY01 chromosome 3, ASM2296580v1, whole genome shotgun sequence, one DNA window encodes the following:
- the LOC140827104 gene encoding large ribosomal subunit protein eL21z/eL21y-like has protein sequence MPAGHGLRARTRDLFSRPFRKKGPTHLSTYLRIYKVGDYVDVKVNGSIHKGMPHKFYHGRTGRVWNVTKRAIGVEVNKQVGNRIIKKRIHVRVEHVQPSRCHEEILQRIKKNDQLKAEAKAQGKIISTKRQPEGPKPGFMVEGATLETVTPIPYDVVNDLKGGY, from the exons ATGCCGGCGGGTCATGGTTTGAGGGCACGCACGAGGGATCTCTTCTCTCGCCCCTTCCGCAAGAAGGGTCCGACCCATCTCTCCACCTATCTGCGTATTTACAAAGTCGGAGACTACGTTGATGTCAAAGTTAACGGGTCGATCCATAAAGGTATGCCTCACAAGTTCTACCATGGGCGAACGGGTCGGGTCTGGAACGTCACCAAGCGTGCGATCGGTGTTGAAGTCAATAAGCAG GTTGGTAACCGAATCATAAAGAAGAGAATACATGTGCGTGTTGAGCATGTTCAGCCATCACGTTGCCACGAGGAAATCCTTCAAAGGATTAAAAAGAACGACCAATTGAAGGCCGAGGCGAAGGCACAAGGTAAAATCATTAGCACCAAGAGGCAGCCAGAGGGACCCAAACCTGGTTTCATGGTGGAGGGGGCAACTCTTGAAACTGTCACTCCTATTCCATACGATGTGGTCAATGATCTCAAGGGTGGTTACTGA